The stretch of DNA GCTCTGCGCAACGGAGCGGTAGTTGAACATAACTGCGTCGCCGCGAGGCGGGGTGGAGAGCAATGGGAAACGAACGACCAGTCCGTAGGATGACGAACTCGATTCGGCATGGCGAAACCGGCGAGCCTGCTGCCAAGAGGCGAAGCCCGAACTCCCCGCTGTCGGGGATGGCTTCCGGCGTTGAGGTTGCGTGTCAAAGCGTCCGGAAGGGATCGCGGTGTGGTTGGAGACGGAACGGTCGGAAGGTCGCGCGCGTGAATCGTGGAGATCTGGAGAGGCGTCGGGGCGTAGGCCCGCCGCCGCAAGGCAAATGGGTAATGATCGCTCCCTCTCCAGAAGTCAGAGCGCCCATAGTAGCGTCGAAGCCCGGCAACGCGGGCGGAGCAAAGGGGCGCAGGAAGGTGGATGCGTGATGGAGGAACCGACGGAACGCCAGCCGGCGTCAGTGTCCGCGAGGACTAAGCAAGCCGGCGAGGTCCGAAGCCGCTGGGCGTGGACCGAGCCGACGGTTTGGACGGACCGCATGTTGGAAGCCCTGGAAGACGGGGTGAAAGGCGGCAGGTGGTACAGCCTGCACGACAAGGCGTTCAGCGTCCGCGCTCTGGAGGCGGCCTTTGCCAAGGTGAAAGCCAACAAGGGCGCTCCCGGCGTGGACAACTGGACGATCTCGCGTTTCGAGGCGAACCTGGCAGCGGAGATATCCCGCCTGTCGAAGGCCCTGTTGGACGGGTCCTACCGTCCGCAGGCCGTGAAACGGGTGTGGATCGCCAAACCGGGGTCTTCGGAGAAGCGTCCGCTGGGGATACCGACGGTGCGCGACCGGGTGGTGCAAACCGCTCTTCGCAACGCGTTGGAGCCGATCTTTGAAAGAGAGTTCGAAGACGGGAGCTACGGCTTTCGTCCCGGACGCTCGTGCCACCAGGCCCTGAAAAGGGTGTGGGGGAATCTCAAGAACGGCTCGGTCTACGTGGCGGACGCGGACCTGAAGAACTTCTTCGACACGATTCCCCACGAGCTGATGCTCACGGGTCTAAAGGAGAAGGTCTCGGACGGGAAGATACTGGCGCTGGTGAAGCTGTATCTGGCGCAGGGTGTGATGGGAGAAGATCTGGAACCGGGCGAGGAGGGAACTCCCCAAGGTTCGGTCATCAGTCCTCTTCTTGCCAACATCGCCCTGCACGGGCTGGACTTCATGGCGCGCGCGCGCGGCATCGAGCTCGTTCGCTACGCGGACGACTTCGTGGCCCTTTGCGGCACTCGGGAGGGGGCGGCGTCGGCTCTGGCGGCGGTGGAGGACTGGACCAGTCGGAACGGTCTGAAGCTGCACCCGGAGAAGACGCGCCTCGTGGATTACGGCTCGGGGGAGAGTTTCGAGTTTCTAGGCTACAAGTTCAAGAAGGGCAGGGCCTTTCCGCGACAGAAGAGCCTTAAGAAGCTGCGGGACAACATCCGCGCCCGGACTCCGCGCAATTCGGGACGCAGCCTTGAGGCGACCGTCTCCGATCTCAACCGGGTGCTTCAGGGCTGGTACCGCTATTTCCGGCACAGCTACCCGACGGCGTTCCCAGCCGTGGACCAGTTCGTGCGCCAGCGCCTCAGAGCGATTCTGAAAAAGCGCAAAGGGCGCGGACGGGTTCCACGCGGCAACGACTTCCAACGCTGGCCGAACGCCTACTTTCACGGTTTGGGTCTGTTCTCGACGGTGCAGGCCCACGCCGCCGACCAATCCTCTCGCAGGTGAACCACCAACCGGAGAGCCGGATGCGGGAAATCCGCACGTCCGGTTCGGAGGGAGGGGGGGAGTGTAACGGCTCTCTCCCTACCCCTATCCTGATGGGCACCCGATGGGCACCCGATGGGCACCCGGGTACCAGGAGCCCTGTACCGCAGATTTGGAACGGTTTCCCAATCCGCTCAATCCCATGGGTTACCTGCGGCTGGCCGTTTGGATCCTGTCCCCGATCTGGATCGCATCCAAGACCTCCATGCCCTGCGTGACCTTCCCCAGCACGGCGTAGGAGTGCCACAGGTACAGCCGGTCCTGCTTGATCACGAAGAGCTGCGAGTCGCCTCCTACCTGAAGGCCCGTCGAGGCGATGCCGACGACGCCGCGATGAAAGTCCACGTCGCTCGCTTCGAACGGAAGCTGCTTGCCCGACTCCCCGTCCCCCAACTTGGGGTTCAAGACCATTTTGCCGTCCTCCCCCTTGATTAGAAAGGGCTCGAGCGTCTTCGAGCCCGGGTCGCCCCACTGCGTGACCCAGTACTCCACGCGGTGGATGCGCTGGCGGTCGTAGAACCCGCGCTTCGCCAAATCGAGGATGTGGGCCACGGTTTTCGGGGAGTGCGCGGGGTCCGTGGTGACCACGAACGACTTGCCGGACGCCATCGTGAACTCGATGCGCGGGCCGGACGGCTGATACCCGCCTTGGATCCCGACAACGAGCGCGGCCAACAACGTTTGCAACATGGCTACGGGTTCTTCGCGCGCGTCCGGTATCCTTCCGTCTTTGGGGGTTGAACCGATGTCACGAATTCAAGAACTCGACGCCATCGTGGCTCGCCACGATTTGAACACGCACCCGTTCTACCAGGAGTGGGTCATGGGCACGCTTCCCATGGAGAAGCTGCAGGACTACGCCGCCGAATACGGCCGGTTCGTGGGAACCATCGCCAAGGGGTGGGACACGATCGGCGAGGCAGGCTACGCGGAAGAGGAGCGCGTGCACGAGCGGCTGTGGGACGACTTCAAAGGCGCGATCGGCGCCGGCGCGCCCTCGGGACGCGGCCACACCGAAGCGCTGGTGACCGCCGCGGACAGCCTCTTCTCGTACCGACCCGAGGCTGTGGGGGCCCTGTACGCCTTTGAAGCCCAGCAGCCCATCACCTCGAGGAGCAAACTCGACGGCCTGAACGCCCATTACGAGGTCTCCGAGGCTGGCAAGGAGTACTTCGTGGTCCACGCCGACGACGTGCACGAGGTGGAGAACCTGAAGCGCCGCGTCGAAGCCATGAGCGACGAGGAGTTCGCCCGCGCGAAATCCGCGTGCTCCGTGGTGTGCGCCGCCATGTGGTCCGCGCTGGACGGCGTCTACCACCGCGCCTAGACTGGTTTGTGGTTTGTGGTTGGTGGGCGAGGGGGACAAACCACAAACCACAAACCCTACGCAGTTGTACGGGGATTCCGGGGTTTTTTGGCGAACGTGGAAAAACCCCGTTGAGTATCCGGGAGGCGAACACCGAAGATTCTCTTGTCTGGCGCGGAAGGATCCGCGCGTCTGAGACAGGAGGTTTCGAATGCCGGTCTTTGCCTACACTGCCATCGATTCAAGCGGCCGCACGGTTCGCTCCGTGACGGAGGCTGACGACGAGCAGTTGGTCTTGGCGAAGCTTCGCGACCAAGGGCTCCACTGCACGGAGATCAAGCGCTCCGGCAGCTCGATGAAGAAGAGCTCCTTCGGCAAGAAGAAGCTGAAGGTCAAAAGCCTCGTCGTGTTCTCGCGCCAGTTCGCGACCATGATCGACGCGGGCATCCCGATCCTCCGGTGTCTCGACATCCTCGTCGGGCAGATGAAGGACCCGGTGATGCGCGAAACGGTCGGCGCCGTCGCCGTCGATGTGAAGGGCGGCCTGTCGCTCAACGAAGCGCTGGGCAAGCACCCGCACGTCTTCAACAAGCTCTATGTGAACATGATCCGCGCCGCCGAACTCGGCGGCATCCTCGACCAGATCCTCGACCGGCTCGCCGGGTTCCTCGAGTACGAGGCCGAGATTCGCGGAAAGATCAAGGGCGCGATGATGTACCCCGTCATGGTGCTCTGCTTCTCGGTGCTGATGCTCTTCGTGCTGTTCAGCTTCGTGCTTCCCAAGTTCAAGGAGATCTTCACCGGCATGAACGTGGAGATGCCGCCGATGACGGCCGCCCTCTTCTCGTTCGGCGACTTCATGCAGAAGTCGTGGTGGGTCGTGATCCTGCTCGCTGTCGGAAGCTTCTTCGGGCTCAAGATGTGGGGCAAGACGCCTCAGGGCCGGTATCAGCTCGACTTCCTGAAACTGCGGCTGCCGATCGTGGGCGAGCTGGCGCTCAAGATGAGCGTCGCCCGGTTCACCCGTACGTTCGGCACGCTCATCAGCAGCGGCGTCCCCATGCTGCGCAGCCTGGAGATCGTGGGAGAGACCTTGGGCAACGTCGTGTTGACCAAGGCGATCGACGACACGCGCACCAGCATCCGCGAAGGGCAGAAGCTCTCCGCGCCGCTGGCCGCCTCCGGCCTGTTCCCCAACATGGTCACGACCATGATCGACGTCGGCGAGGAATCCGGACGCCTCTCGGAGATGCTGGTCAAGATCGGCGACTTCTACGACCAGGAAGTCGAGTCGACGGTCAAGGGCCTCACGTCGATGATCGAGCCCATGCTGATCATCTTTATGGGTGTGATCGTCGGCTTTATCGCCATCTCGGTCATGACGCCGATCTTCAAACTCGTGAACAGCGTCTCGTAACAACTTGGTTCCGGGCGAGTGGATGCTCGCCCGGGTTTCTTCAATGTCCCACTTGGGACCGCGGTTACGGGAAGGGCCAGGAAGGCGCTTTCCGGAGCCGGCTAGGATGGCCGGCTGGAATGGTCAACGGAGTGTTGTATGTCTGAATCGATTCGTACGCATCAGGACCCGGAAGGGCTGGTTCTTCGCTACCTCAAGAAGCCTACGCCGGACATCAAAGACCTGATCATGGTGCAGTACGCGGGGCTTGTCGAGCGGATCGCTCGCCGCTTCAGTGGGCTGGAGCCGTTCGAAGACCTGTGCCAGGTGGGTTTCATCGGTCTGCTGAACGCGCTCGGGAAGTTCGACCCCGAGGCCGGAGTGCGGTTCAACACCTATGCGACGTACCTGGTGGCGGGAGAGATCAAGCACTACCTGCGCGACCGGACGCAGACGATCCGTCACCCCGCGTGGCTGCAGGAGCTGCGCCACAAGGTGAACCGGGCGGCAGGCGTTCTGCAGCAGACTCATGGCCGGACCCCCACCGAGCGGGAGATCGCCGACGCCCTTGGCGTGAGCGAGACCGCGGTGAGGGAGGTGTTCGTCACCCAGGAGATGCTTCGGGTGTCGTCCCTCGACGCGCCGGCCCCGGGTGATGAGGACGGATCGGGAGAGACCGAGAACCTCGACGCCGCGGCGTTCTGCCCGGAGCAACTCAGCGTCGAGGACCGCATGATGCTCGAGAACGCGATGAAGCAGCTCCGCACGCTCGAGCGGGACGTGCTCATGCATTTCCACTTCGACATGATGAACCAGACGGAGATCGCCTCCAAGCTTGGGATTTCCTGCAACTACGTGTCCCACATCCTTCGGCAGTCCCTCGCGAAACTGCGCAAGATCCTCGCCGGCGAAGAGGAGAAGGACCGCGTGCTGCGCCGCCAGGCCTCCGAGATCGACTACGAGGTGGTGGACGCCGAGACCGGTGCCTATACCGAAGCCTATTTCCACACGCGTCTGGCCGAAGAGGTTCACCGCGCTTCCGCCGCCGAGGGGTCCGTGGGCTTGGTGTGCGTGAACTTCAAAGGGCTCGAGACCTTGCGCTCGTTCTACGGCGACGCGAGCGTCACCGACTTCATGGCCGACGCTGCCGAGTTCCTGCGCGAGAACGTGCGCCGTATCGACATCGTTGCCCG from Fimbriimonadaceae bacterium encodes:
- the ltrA gene encoding group II intron reverse transcriptase/maturase, which encodes MEEPTERQPASVSARTKQAGEVRSRWAWTEPTVWTDRMLEALEDGVKGGRWYSLHDKAFSVRALEAAFAKVKANKGAPGVDNWTISRFEANLAAEISRLSKALLDGSYRPQAVKRVWIAKPGSSEKRPLGIPTVRDRVVQTALRNALEPIFEREFEDGSYGFRPGRSCHQALKRVWGNLKNGSVYVADADLKNFFDTIPHELMLTGLKEKVSDGKILALVKLYLAQGVMGEDLEPGEEGTPQGSVISPLLANIALHGLDFMARARGIELVRYADDFVALCGTREGAASALAAVEDWTSRNGLKLHPEKTRLVDYGSGESFEFLGYKFKKGRAFPRQKSLKKLRDNIRARTPRNSGRSLEATVSDLNRVLQGWYRYFRHSYPTAFPAVDQFVRQRLRAILKKRKGRGRVPRGNDFQRWPNAYFHGLGLFSTVQAHAADQSSRR
- a CDS encoding peptidylprolyl isomerase; this translates as MLQTLLAALVVGIQGGYQPSGPRIEFTMASGKSFVVTTDPAHSPKTVAHILDLAKRGFYDRQRIHRVEYWVTQWGDPGSKTLEPFLIKGEDGKMVLNPKLGDGESGKQLPFEASDVDFHRGVVGIASTGLQVGGDSQLFVIKQDRLYLWHSYAVLGKVTQGMEVLDAIQIGDRIQTASRR
- a CDS encoding iron-containing redox enzyme family protein, giving the protein MSRIQELDAIVARHDLNTHPFYQEWVMGTLPMEKLQDYAAEYGRFVGTIAKGWDTIGEAGYAEEERVHERLWDDFKGAIGAGAPSGRGHTEALVTAADSLFSYRPEAVGALYAFEAQQPITSRSKLDGLNAHYEVSEAGKEYFVVHADDVHEVENLKRRVEAMSDEEFARAKSACSVVCAAMWSALDGVYHRA
- a CDS encoding type II secretion system F family protein: MPVFAYTAIDSSGRTVRSVTEADDEQLVLAKLRDQGLHCTEIKRSGSSMKKSSFGKKKLKVKSLVVFSRQFATMIDAGIPILRCLDILVGQMKDPVMRETVGAVAVDVKGGLSLNEALGKHPHVFNKLYVNMIRAAELGGILDQILDRLAGFLEYEAEIRGKIKGAMMYPVMVLCFSVLMLFVLFSFVLPKFKEIFTGMNVEMPPMTAALFSFGDFMQKSWWVVILLAVGSFFGLKMWGKTPQGRYQLDFLKLRLPIVGELALKMSVARFTRTFGTLISSGVPMLRSLEIVGETLGNVVLTKAIDDTRTSIREGQKLSAPLAASGLFPNMVTTMIDVGEESGRLSEMLVKIGDFYDQEVESTVKGLTSMIEPMLIIFMGVIVGFIAISVMTPIFKLVNSVS
- a CDS encoding sigma-70 family RNA polymerase sigma factor, with amino-acid sequence MSESIRTHQDPEGLVLRYLKKPTPDIKDLIMVQYAGLVERIARRFSGLEPFEDLCQVGFIGLLNALGKFDPEAGVRFNTYATYLVAGEIKHYLRDRTQTIRHPAWLQELRHKVNRAAGVLQQTHGRTPTEREIADALGVSETAVREVFVTQEMLRVSSLDAPAPGDEDGSGETENLDAAAFCPEQLSVEDRMMLENAMKQLRTLERDVLMHFHFDMMNQTEIASKLGISCNYVSHILRQSLAKLRKILAGEEEKDRVLRRQASEIDYEVVDAETGAYTEAYFHTRLAEEVHRASAAEGSVGLVCVNFKGLETLRSFYGDASVTDFMADAAEFLRENVRRIDIVARMGVSGFGVILPVNGPNVVLVRERLVRKIQDWMSGRLAQNGPIEVELGQALYPQDGKTAKTLLKKSALKPLSEAA